ACTTGACGGAAAGGATTTTTGTGATATAATTACTCTTGTGCTAAGGAATCAAACACAGCTTGCCGGAGTGGCGGAATGGCAGACGCACCTGACTCAAAATCAGGCGGGTAACACCGTGGGGGTTCAAGTCCCTTCTCCGGCACCAAACCGATATAATCCGAACTTGTTTCCAGTAGGAGATGAGTTCGGATTATTTGTTTTAACGGAAAAAGGAGAACGTTGCAAATGCAAATCAGCGGGGCGTCGCCCGCCATACAATTAAATAGTAAAGGCAGATTTACATGCCAAGATGGTTCTGTCAAATACATACCTGCAACAACTTGATATTGTCTTCGTTTGGCGTATAGCTTGACGAGCCTGTAGAGCTATGCTAAGATAGAGATGAAAAGCGAGGCGCTGCACCGACAAACGGTTCGCCTCAATAAGTATTTACGCACAAAAATAGTCGCGACCTATGATGTGACCCCAAAAAGTTAGACTTTAGTAACGAGGTAGTTTTTGCTATCTCGTTACTTTTTTATGCAGCGGACAGGGACAACCTGTATTGGACAGGACTCTTCCAGCCAAGTTTTTCTTTGATTCGTTGCTCGTTATAGTATTTGATATACTGTTCGATAGCTGATTTCAATTCTTCGTAGCTATAGTACACGACGCCATAGTACATTTCTTGTTTCAGTAGGCCGAAGAAGTTTTCCATCACCGCATTATCCAAACAATTCCCTTTTCGGGACATGCTTTGAAAAATCCGTTCTTGCTTGAGCTTGCGGACGTATGCCTTCATTTGGTACGCCCAACCCTGATCGGAATGGAAGGTTCTGCGATACGGGCAATCCGCGGTGATGTCGATGGCTTCTGCCTGTGCTGCTAATATATTTTCAGCAGAAGGACGGTTCCCTATTCTATAGCTGAGGATTTCTCCATTGAACAGATCCAGAAAGGGATCCAGATACAGCTTATGCTGCGTCAGATGCCCCTGGGCATCCAATTCATAGTATTTAAATTCTGTCGTATCTGTTGTGATTTTCTGATGGGGAACCGTCGTGTGAAAGCGACGGCGTATTCTATTGGGAGCGATGGTTCCCACCTTCCCTTTGTAAGAGCTGTATCTGCGGCTCTTGCGCGTAAAACAAGTGACCTGAAGGCTCAGCTTTTGCATGATACGCTGTACTTTCTTCTTGTTCACGCGCCATCCCTGATTGGTAAGCTCACCCGTGATTCGCCGATAGCCATAGGTGGTATGCTGTTTGCAGAGTTCCTGTATGGTATCTTCTATTTCTTTGTCCGGATGTTCGCGGCCCATGCGTTTCTGCCAGTACATGTAGGTGGCTTTCGGCAAATGGGTGTAGGAGAGAAGATCTTTTAGTTTGAATTGTCCTCGGAGACTGAAGATGACGTTCGCAATCCTCTCCGTTTTGCTTCGTCCTCTAACCGCAGTCTCCTCAGTTCTTTTAAAACTGCATTCTCTATACGGAGTTTGAGAAGTTCATCCTCTAATTCCTTGACGTGCTCTGCGCGGGTATCAACCTCCGTATGCTGAACTTGTGCTTCTGTTTTTCTTGATTGCGAGGTACTCAATGTCTTCTTCCTGCCTTTCCTATGCGGTCTTAACGCATCCGGCCCAGCTATTTTAAAGTCATTTACCCATCTGGTAAGCATCGACGGATTGTTGCTTCCCATTTGAAGAGCCAGTTCCTGATACGAGAGTTCGCTTGTTAAGTAAGACTCTACCACAGAAAGCTTTTCTTCGAAAGAGTATTCTTTCCGGGAGCGAGAGCGTTTTAACCCGGCATCCCCCATTTTTTTGTAAGCAGCAACCCATTTTCTTAACTGGCAACTGTCCAACATGCCATGTTTTTGTGAAATGGAAGCGTAGCTTCCCTGATTGTCCAGGTATTCTAATACCAGTTGCTTCTTAAATTCGTAACTGTGTTTCGCCATAAAAAAACTGACCTCCAATCGTTAGATTTTTGGTCTAACATTTGGGGGTCAGTTCACTATGGGAAGAGGAAGGCGGCTATTTTTGTTTGTTCTGTGTCAGGATGGTCAACACGATAAGGAGTAACAGCGTTACGTTTATCTGGTCAAATCCCATACACATCACCCCGATTCCGGGGCCTGATTACCGCCTCTTGTGTCATATCGTACAGGACAAACGGCCGATTTGTCAAGAGGGAAACGATGGTATGTTCGATTGGCATACAGCTTGACGAGCCTGTGGAGCTATGCTAAGATGGAGATGAAAAACGAGGCGCTGTGCCGACAAACGGTCAGCCCCCTTTATGTGTTAACAGAAATAGTCGTCAACAGAATTGGTAGGCTGCAGACGGCTATTTTTGTTTGTGCGAAATGAGATAAAACAACACGATGAGTAATACTAAGGTCGCATTGATAGAATCCATACGCATCACCCCGTTTCGGGGGCTGGATTTGACCGCCTGCCGTTTGATGTGCACAAACGCCTCTCGCGTCCTATGGTACAGGACGAAGGGGCGTATGTCAATAAGGAAAGCGATTGTATGTTCGATTGGCATAGCGCTTAGGGAAAGGCTGCGCTTCATGGAACCAGAGATAGGGGTTCGTGGAGCGCAGTTTTTTTGCTTTTGCAACCCTTAGCGTGCAAACTATGTTGAAAGAAGGCTGCGTCATTTGATATGATAAAATAAATTATTATATTCTATACATAAGGGAGAGGTAAATCGTGTACTCATGGAAACATATGCTGCGCAGCGCCGTCGTCTGCGCTGTGATTGCCGCGTCGTCTATGACGGCCTTTGCCGGGGAGTCGGCGTATCTGGAACAGGTGGACCCGCAGCTGCGGCCGGCGCTGGAACAGAGCTCTTCTCTGGATTTCAATCAGCCCGGCGCGCTGGAGGATATTAACCGGCGGGCCGGAGCCTTAGTCGGTTCGCCGAATTTGCCGAAGGACGAGGCTGTACAGGTGTACGACGTGTATATTCCCAATGGCGACGGCTCGGACAAGCTGCGCCTGCGGGTGTACAAGCCCGTACAGGCCGAGGCGGAACTGCCGGGGATTTATTGGATTCACGGCGGCGGATTCTTGTTTGGCGTGCCCGAGCAGGACGAGGCCCAGAGCCTGCGGTTTGCCAAGGAGGTAGGGGCCGTCGTCGTATCTGTCGATTATCGGCTGGCCCCGAAATACCCCTATCCGGCGGCCATCGACGATACCTATGGGGGGCTGAAATGGTTTTTTGACAATGCCGCGTCCTTAGGCGTCGACGATACGCGCATCGCCGTTGCCGGTGCCAGCGCCGGCGGGAATCTCTGCGCCGCCGTGGTCTTGATGGCTCGTGACAAAGGCGAAATACGGCCGGCTTTTCAAATGCCCCTGTACCCCATGCTGGACGACCGCATGGCCTCGCCGGCCAGCCGTGAAGTCATGGACATGAGGGTGTGGAACAACGTGTCTAATGTCTTTGCATGGAAGGCCTATATCGGCGATGCCGTCGGGACGGATCGGGCGACGGCCTATATGGCTCCGGCGAGGGCCGACGATTTGTCAGGACTGCCGCCGACGTATACCTGCGTCAGCACGCTGGATCCCTTCCGGGACGATACGATACGCTACGCCCAGCGCCTGGCCCAGGCCGGCGTGCCGGTGGAATTTCACCTCTATCCCCGGGCCTATCACGCCTTCGAGGCCATCGCCAAGGGAACGGACTATTCAAAGCGGGCTATCGACGAATACGTCCGCGTACTGGACGAAGCGCTGAACCCATAAATCGCATATCTGACAGGAAAAGGCTGCCTGAGGGGCAGCCTTTTTTGTCTATACGGATATCCTGTCTGTTGCAGCGCGTAAAAATCATATATAATATATACAGAAAGCCATGCGAAGGGAGGAACCTATATGTGCTCTGATGCTGTTTTACATGCCATTATTGCGGAAATTGCCCGGGCCTATCGCACTGCATACGGAACGGCGCTGCGCCATATATATTTATATGGTTCGTACGCCCGCGGCGATTTTGAAACGGATTCGGATATAGATTTAGTTGCCATCGTTGAGGGGGAACGCGGCGAATTGCAGCGGAAATTAAAAGATATATGGAATATTTCGGCAGAGCTGGAGTTAGAATATGACGTTATTATTTCGCCTACGGTGATTCCGGCGGCAGAGTTTGCCGCATATGATGGTGCGCTGCCGTATTATGCCAACATTGCTAAGGAAGGGGTCGAAATCAGTGCCTGACGCGAAAACCGCCCTTATGGCATATCGCTTGGAGAATGCTTCGGAAAAACTTAAAGCTGCCGACATGTTGTATCGCATCGGGTGTTATAAAGATGCGATACATCGCTCGTATTACGCCATTTTTTCAGCTATGCGGGCAGTGCTGGCCTTGGATGGAATAGATTATGCAAAGCATGCCGGTGTTATTTCGTATTTTTAGAAAACATATATTAAAACGGGTATATTTGAAAAAAAGTATTCAAAGTATATTAGTATTGCCTTCCAAATTCGAAACAACTGCGATTATGCCGATTTCTTTTTAGTCAGCGAAGACGATGCGCATGAGCAGTTAACCCATGCCAGGGAATTTATAGAGGCCGTTCGGCGATATCTGGAAGACATCGGTCGTGCATAAACAGACGCAGCCCCGGCGGAAGAATGCGAGTCGTTCTTTCGCCGGGGCTGCAATTTTTTGCATATAGAGATTAAGTTTCCTCCTGAAGGAGGCGCTTGGCCGTGAACTGGTCCGTAATGAGGACGTTGGCGTAGCCGCCTTTTAAGGCCGCGCGGATGCTGGCGATTTTGGCTGCGCCGCCCGACAGGAGGATGCTGTATTCTTTGGTCCGCAGGCAGTCGAGGTCGATGCCGACGGTGCGGTTGTTCAGGTCGGGACTGGAAATATTGCCGTCCTTGTCGAAGAAGCGGGAGCAGATATCGCCGACGGCATGGGTCTTGAGAAATTCCTTTTCTTCTTCGTCGGCGTAGCCCAGACGGAAAAAGAGGGCGTTGTCGCGGACCGTGCCGACGCTGAACAAGGCGATGTTGGCGTTGCGGCCCAGTTCCAGGACGCGCTTGATGTGGCGGTCCTTGTAGACCATATCCTTTACGGTCTTCGAGTCGAACAGTACGGGCAGGGGCAGGTACTGGGCGATGGTTTCGTAGTTTTTGGCGAAGCGCTCGAGGATTTCGTTGGCGTAGGTTTCGCCGGCGGCCAGGGTAATGCCCCCTTCGAGCTGGACGATCTGCGCGCCCCGCAGGGGGTGGGGCAGTAGGGCGTGGGACAGGCAGTGCATGGTCGTGCCCCAGCCGACGCCGATGATGTCGCCGTCCTGGACGATTTTGCTGAGGTATTCGGCGCCTACCTGGCCGATATATTTTTTGATGTCTTCTTCGTCTTCAATGGGCGCGTTGGCGATGCAGGCGTCCTTGAGGCCGAAGGCGGAAATGATTTTTTTGGCCAGGAGGCTCTGGTCTTCGATGGGGTCGAAGATTTCGATGCGGACGAAGCCCATGTCCTTTGCGTACTGGAGGATGCGCGACACGGACGGGCGGGACAGGCTGAGCTCTTTGGCGATTTCTGTCTGGCTGTATCCCGATTGGTAGTATAGTTTGGCAGCGCTGATGGCTATTTTATTTTTATTGTTTTGCATGGTGATCCGCCTTATCTGAGAAAATGGCAATGTAGTTCATATAGCTGTCTGTATTACTTTAATTATAGCACAGGATGAGGCAACAAGGATATGTATTGTCAAAAATAAACCTAAAATAGAGGCTATCTTTTGATGACAAATATTCCATAAGTAGTATACTCTATTTATAAATTGCGAAAAAGACATAGCCCGTTGACAGGTTATATGTGATATGCAATACAAGGAAAAAATGTAAAATAGATATTGCAATTATTTTCACATGCTAATATAATTAAGATAACGCATAACCCATATGCTAAACCTGAAAGAAGAGAAGAGAAAAGAGATGTGTTGAAAGGAGTCTGGTATTATGCAGAAGAAGTATGTTATGGCGTTGGATGCGGGGACGACGAGTAACCGCGCGATTATTTTTGACGAAGAATCCCGCATCGTCAGCGTCAGCCAGAAAGAATTTACCCAGTATTTCCCCCAGCCTGGGTGGGTAGAACATGACGCGAACGAAATCCTCCACACGATGGTGGAAGTCATGAAGGGCGCTTTGGAACAGAGCGGCCTGACGGCGGCCGACATTTCGGCTATCGGCATTACGAACCAGCGCGAAACGGCTGTCGTATGGGATAAGACGACGGGCTGTCCCATTTACAACGCCATCGTCTGGCAGTCCCGCCAGACTGCGGCTATTTGTGAAGATTTGATCAAACAGGGCCTGGTCGACGAATTCAAGGAAAAGACGGGCCTGGTCATCGACGCTTATTTCTCCGGCACGAAGGTAAAATGGATTTTGGATACTGTCGAAGGGGCGAGAGAAAAGGCCGAAAAGGGCGAGCTCCTCTTTGGTACCATTGATTCGTGGCTCATCTGGAAGCTCAGCGGCGGCACGGTACATGTAACGGATTATTCCAATGCGTCCCGTACGCTGATGTTCAATATCAAGACCCTCGAATGGGACGACCAGCTCCTTTCGTATCTCGACGTGCCGAAGAGCATGCTGCCGGAAGTCCGTCCGTCCAGCGACGTCTACGGCTACACGGACCCGGCCATCCTCGGCGCTCCTGTCAAGATTGCCGGCGCGGCCGGCGACCAGCAGGCGGCTCTCTTCGGCCAGACCTGTTTCGATCCGGGCATGGCGAAGAACACCTACGGTACGGGCTGCTTCCTCCTTATGAATACGGGCACGGAACCGATCACGTCGAAAAACGGCCTCGTCACGACGATTGCCTGGGGCCTCGACGGCAAGGTAGAATACGCGCTCGAAGGCTCGATTTTCGTCGCCGGCTCGGCTATCCAATGGCTCCGCGACGGCCTGCGCCTCATCGACACGGCTCCCGACTCGGAATGGGTAGCCAAACGCGTCCCCGACTCGGACGGCGTATACGTCGTGCCGGCCTTCGTCGGCCTCGGCGCTCCGTACTGGGATATGAACGCCCGCGGCACGATTATCGGCATTACCCGCGGCACGACGAAAGCCCATATCGTCCGGGCAACGCTTGACTCCATGGCGTATCAGACGATGGATGTCCTCAGTGCGATGGAAGCCGACTCGGGCATCAAATTGGCGGCTCTCAAGGTAGACGGCGGCGCCTGCGCCAACAACATGCTCATGCAGTTCCAGGCCGACATTCTCCGCGTGCCTGTCGATCGTCCCCAAGTCATCGAAACGACGGCTCTCGGCGCGGCATACCTGGCCGGTCTGGCTGTCGGCGTATGGGAATCGAAGGACGAACTGCGCCATAGCTGGAAGCTCCAGAATCGTTTCGAACCGACAATGGACGCCGGCAAATCGGCGGCATATTACAAAGGCTGGCGCAAGGCTGTCAAACATGCCATGCACTGGCTCGACGACGAAGACTAATGGCGTAGCGTTCAGAAAGCGGGTGTCTGTATATGGATAACTTAATCGGTGAATTTTTTGGTACCATGGTGCTTATCGTGTTCGGGGCCGGCGTCTGCGCCTGCAACACGCTGACCAAATCGAAAGGCCAGAACGGCGGCTGGATCTGCATTACCGTCGGATGGGGCTTTGCCGTAACCCTCGGCGTATTTACGGCGACGACTCTCGGCGCGCCCCAGGGTGACTTGAACCCTGCCGTCACGCTGGCGAAGACGATGATCGGCATTTACACCTTTGAACAGTTCCTGGCGACGTCGGTCGTCCAGATTCTCGGCGCCATGGCCGGCGCGGCCATCGTCTGGCTGGCATACCTGCCCCACTGGGCGGAAACGGAAGACAAGGCGGCTAAATTGGGTATTTTCTGCACGGCTCCGGCCATCCGCAACTACCCGGCCAACATCCTGTGCGAAATCATCGGCACGTTCTTCCTGGTATTTGTCATCTGGATGATTTTCTCCAAGCAGGTCGGCGCGATTCCTCCCGGCGTAGGCCCGTACATCGTCGGCGTTCTGATCTGGGCTATCGGCCTCAGCCTCGGCGGTCCGACGGGGTATGCCATCAATCCGGCCCGAGACCTCGGTCCTCGTCTGGCTCACGCCATTTTGCCCATTGCCGGCAAAGGCGGCTCCGACTGGGGATATGCCTGGGTTCCCGTCGTCGCTCCGATCATCGGCGCGTTGGTAGCCTACGGCGTAGCTTCGGCTCTCAGCATTTTCTAATAATTCTATAAGCGGTTACGCGCAGGGACTTCTGACGATGACAGGAGTCCCTGTTTTATAGGAAGGGCTTGCCCATGCGGCGATTTTCTCATAGCTCAATTCCGCACAATGCAAAAATGGAATTTTGTAAAATTGCTATTGCAATTATTTTCACAAACAGATATAATGAAACCATCAGGTAAACACTATTGTATTG
This region of Megasphaera stantonii genomic DNA includes:
- a CDS encoding IS3 family transposase (programmed frameshift), with translation MAKHSYEFKKQLVLEYLDNQGSYASISQKHGMLDSCQLRKWVAAYKKMGDAGLKRSRSRKEYSFEEKLSVVESYLTSELSYQELALQMGSNNPSMLTRWVNDFKIAGPDALRPHRKGRKKTLSTSQSRKTEAQVQHTEVDTRAEHVKELEDELLKLRIENAVLKELRRLRLEDEAKRRGLRTSSSVSEDKFKLKDLLSYTHLPKATYMYWQKRMGREHPDKEIEDTIQELCKQHTTYGYRRITGELTNQGWRVNKKKVQRIMQKLSLQVTCFTRKSRRYSSYKGKVGTIAPNRIRRRFHTTVPHQKITTDTTEFKYYELDAQGHLTQHKLYLDPFLDLFNGEILSYRIGNRPSAENILAAQAEAIDITADCPYRRTFHSDQGWAYQMKAYVRKLKQERIFQSMSRKGNCLDNAVMENFFGLLKQEMYYGVVYYSYEELKSAIEQYIKYYNEQRIKEKLGWKSPVQYRLSLSAA
- a CDS encoding alpha/beta hydrolase; translation: MYSWKHMLRSAVVCAVIAASSMTAFAGESAYLEQVDPQLRPALEQSSSLDFNQPGALEDINRRAGALVGSPNLPKDEAVQVYDVYIPNGDGSDKLRLRVYKPVQAEAELPGIYWIHGGGFLFGVPEQDEAQSLRFAKEVGAVVVSVDYRLAPKYPYPAAIDDTYGGLKWFFDNAASLGVDDTRIAVAGASAGGNLCAAVVLMARDKGEIRPAFQMPLYPMLDDRMASPASREVMDMRVWNNVSNVFAWKAYIGDAVGTDRATAYMAPARADDLSGLPPTYTCVSTLDPFRDDTIRYAQRLAQAGVPVEFHLYPRAYHAFEAIAKGTDYSKRAIDEYVRVLDEALNP
- a CDS encoding nucleotidyltransferase family protein, translating into MCSDAVLHAIIAEIARAYRTAYGTALRHIYLYGSYARGDFETDSDIDLVAIVEGERGELQRKLKDIWNISAELELEYDVIISPTVIPAAEFAAYDGALPYYANIAKEGVEISA
- a CDS encoding sugar-binding transcriptional regulator gives rise to the protein MQNNKNKIAISAAKLYYQSGYSQTEIAKELSLSRPSVSRILQYAKDMGFVRIEIFDPIEDQSLLAKKIISAFGLKDACIANAPIEDEEDIKKYIGQVGAEYLSKIVQDGDIIGVGWGTTMHCLSHALLPHPLRGAQIVQLEGGITLAAGETYANEILERFAKNYETIAQYLPLPVLFDSKTVKDMVYKDRHIKRVLELGRNANIALFSVGTVRDNALFFRLGYADEEEKEFLKTHAVGDICSRFFDKDGNISSPDLNNRTVGIDLDCLRTKEYSILLSGGAAKIASIRAALKGGYANVLITDQFTAKRLLQEET
- the glpK gene encoding glycerol kinase GlpK, which produces MQKKYVMALDAGTTSNRAIIFDEESRIVSVSQKEFTQYFPQPGWVEHDANEILHTMVEVMKGALEQSGLTAADISAIGITNQRETAVVWDKTTGCPIYNAIVWQSRQTAAICEDLIKQGLVDEFKEKTGLVIDAYFSGTKVKWILDTVEGAREKAEKGELLFGTIDSWLIWKLSGGTVHVTDYSNASRTLMFNIKTLEWDDQLLSYLDVPKSMLPEVRPSSDVYGYTDPAILGAPVKIAGAAGDQQAALFGQTCFDPGMAKNTYGTGCFLLMNTGTEPITSKNGLVTTIAWGLDGKVEYALEGSIFVAGSAIQWLRDGLRLIDTAPDSEWVAKRVPDSDGVYVVPAFVGLGAPYWDMNARGTIIGITRGTTKAHIVRATLDSMAYQTMDVLSAMEADSGIKLAALKVDGGACANNMLMQFQADILRVPVDRPQVIETTALGAAYLAGLAVGVWESKDELRHSWKLQNRFEPTMDAGKSAAYYKGWRKAVKHAMHWLDDED
- a CDS encoding MIP/aquaporin family protein, whose translation is MDNLIGEFFGTMVLIVFGAGVCACNTLTKSKGQNGGWICITVGWGFAVTLGVFTATTLGAPQGDLNPAVTLAKTMIGIYTFEQFLATSVVQILGAMAGAAIVWLAYLPHWAETEDKAAKLGIFCTAPAIRNYPANILCEIIGTFFLVFVIWMIFSKQVGAIPPGVGPYIVGVLIWAIGLSLGGPTGYAINPARDLGPRLAHAILPIAGKGGSDWGYAWVPVVAPIIGALVAYGVASALSIF